From the Paramagnetospirillum magnetotacticum MS-1 genome, one window contains:
- a CDS encoding PAS domain-containing protein, translated as MTTASKEAFLQAKAIRQNVTGTERHLDSGAMLVSKTDVGGLITYVNSEFLKISGYEEHEVLGAPHSIIRHPAMPRSVFKLLWETISKGEEVFAYVINRAKCGDHYWVFAHVTPTVNRTGKIIGFHSNRRAPSRTAVDAISPLYDAVNVIEKSHDRYGVERGLEFLLSKIAKSGLSYSEFIFSI; from the coding sequence GTGACCACGGCGTCCAAGGAAGCGTTTCTCCAGGCGAAGGCCATCCGGCAGAATGTGACCGGGACGGAACGGCATCTCGATTCCGGGGCAATGCTCGTCTCAAAGACGGATGTGGGCGGGTTGATCACATACGTCAATTCAGAATTCTTGAAAATCAGTGGCTATGAGGAGCACGAGGTTCTTGGCGCGCCTCACTCGATCATCCGTCATCCCGCCATGCCGAGGTCTGTCTTCAAACTGCTGTGGGAGACTATCAGCAAGGGTGAGGAGGTCTTCGCATATGTGATCAACCGGGCGAAGTGTGGTGACCATTACTGGGTTTTCGCGCACGTAACCCCGACAGTCAATCGAACCGGCAAGATCATCGGCTTTCACTCCAACCGGAGAGCTCCGTCTCGCACGGCCGTCGACGCGATCAGCCCGTTGTATGACGCGGTCAACGTAATCGAGAAATCTCATGATCGCTACGGCGTCGAGCGCGGTCTGGAATTCCTGCTGTCAAAGATCGCGAAATCCGGCCTCAGCTACTCCGAGTTCATTTTCTCGATATAG